One genomic region from Thermoleptolyngbya sichuanensis A183 encodes:
- a CDS encoding PD-(D/E)XK nuclease family protein gives MKRARRGYLVDAAGRSLPSVSTILNATKPPEAREALAKWRDRLGAEEAGRIATAASRRGSQTHAHIRRYLAGEHPTCPDAVRPYWESLEPIVAEIQNVRLLEAPVFHYDLGYAGKVDCVASYRGVPCVLDWKTGDRPKGSIERLYDGPLQLAAYCGAVNHYCEAEKIHIREAMLVVAIPHQPAEVFWFEPGAIAQYWGQWQRRVGEYYRRMGSK, from the coding sequence ATGAAGCGGGCGAGGCGGGGCTATCTGGTCGATGCGGCGGGGCGATCGCTCCCTAGCGTCAGCACGATTCTCAACGCTACCAAGCCGCCAGAGGCACGAGAGGCGCTGGCAAAATGGCGCGATCGCCTGGGGGCAGAGGAGGCAGGACGCATCGCCACCGCTGCCAGCCGTCGGGGCAGTCAGACCCACGCCCACATCCGCCGCTATCTGGCAGGCGAACATCCCACCTGTCCTGATGCAGTGCGCCCCTACTGGGAAAGCCTGGAGCCGATTGTTGCAGAAATCCAGAACGTGCGGCTGCTAGAAGCGCCCGTGTTTCACTATGACCTGGGCTATGCAGGCAAAGTGGACTGCGTAGCCAGCTATCGCGGCGTGCCCTGCGTGCTGGACTGGAAAACGGGCGATCGCCCTAAGGGCAGTATCGAGCGGCTGTATGACGGCCCACTGCAACTGGCGGCCTACTGCGGCGCGGTGAACCATTACTGCGAAGCCGAGAAGATTCACATCCGCGAAGCCATGCTGGTAGTGGCCATTCCCCATCAGCCCGCCGAGGTGTTCTGGTTTGAACCGGGGGCGATCGCCCAATACTGGGGCCAGTGGCAGCGGCGCGTAGGGGAATACTATCGGCGCATGGGGTCGAAATAG
- a CDS encoding Crp/Fnr family transcriptional regulator, with the protein MGEPALQLVSSVRSFQRKDLLPLEPDSVWSIEQGIVRTLTWDEEGRTIGLGFWGQGDVLGLPLSPISPYQAECVTPVKVVKLSLESRHLQEGLIRRARKSEELLTIVHQPSVVMRLLQLLEWLTTHFGQPVPGGRSLDVLLTHQELAETISTTRVTVTRLLSQLEQEGKIERSQRNLTLLAPNS; encoded by the coding sequence ATGGGGGAACCCGCACTCCAGCTTGTTTCATCGGTTCGCTCGTTCCAGCGCAAAGATTTGCTCCCGCTCGAGCCGGATAGCGTTTGGTCGATCGAGCAAGGAATTGTGCGAACGCTAACCTGGGATGAGGAAGGGCGCACGATTGGGCTGGGCTTTTGGGGACAGGGCGATGTGTTGGGTTTGCCGCTGTCGCCGATTTCGCCCTACCAGGCCGAATGTGTTACCCCGGTCAAAGTCGTGAAACTGTCGCTTGAAAGTCGGCATCTCCAGGAGGGGCTGATCCGCCGCGCCCGCAAGAGTGAAGAGTTGCTGACGATTGTGCATCAGCCCTCCGTGGTAATGCGACTGTTGCAGCTTTTGGAATGGCTGACGACCCATTTTGGGCAGCCTGTGCCGGGTGGGCGATCGCTCGACGTACTGCTGACCCATCAAGAACTCGCAGAAACCATCAGCACCACCCGCGTCACCGTAACTCGCCTGCTGAGCCAGCTAGAGCAAGAAGGCAAAATCGAGCGATCGCAGCGCAACTTGACGCTATTAGCGCCCAACTCCTGA
- a CDS encoding helix-turn-helix domain-containing protein, translating into MGKAGNALRTVLTTYGISQNRLAVTMGISRGTVNNWFNETRDPTAESIPAIVAALDTLNPTAARDFLRLYLDEYWAKRLD; encoded by the coding sequence ATGGGTAAAGCAGGCAACGCGCTAAGAACTGTTCTAACCACCTATGGCATTAGCCAAAATCGCCTGGCCGTAACGATGGGCATTAGTCGTGGCACGGTCAACAATTGGTTTAACGAAACGCGAGATCCTACCGCAGAATCAATTCCTGCGATTGTGGCGGCGTTGGACACGCTCAATCCGACGGCAGCACGAGACTTTTTGCGGCTGTATCTGGACGAATATTGGGCCAAGCGATTGGATTAA